The following proteins are encoded in a genomic region of Corythoichthys intestinalis isolate RoL2023-P3 chromosome 5, ASM3026506v1, whole genome shotgun sequence:
- the slc13a1 gene encoding LOW QUALITY PROTEIN: solute carrier family 13 member 1 (The sequence of the model RefSeq protein was modified relative to this genomic sequence to represent the inferred CDS: substituted 1 base at 1 genomic stop codon), protein MLRSTLWSYRRFVFIVLLPPLLLPLPLIVASKESCCAFVLLLMAIFWTTEVIPLPITAMLPGILFPALGIMTSSQVAMAFFKDFHFLLVGVSCLATSIQKWGLHRRLALRLVAAVGANPARLTLGFMSGCGFLSMWVNNTSAVTMVMPIAEAVLCQIRRVSDVPSEGPDQGLENCGLQLNEVHVNLENESLRDEQNPPEETSSSTSSATSSSSSSSSSSRAADATQVVCMTAPPMELMVGKAMCIGVAFASNIGGIATLPGTSPNLILSEYLHQIYPECNCINFGKWLALCFPISVISLLLTWAWLCWLFIGSEFRLLGRCEGQHSQREIATLKIIQEEYRALGPMSGQELFTLMVFCLMILLWFTRSPGFIPGWASLFPHHSDYMTDATVALVLGILFFLVPAYGPSQKYGKRKKKKSPKYLKMXIKSKEQMTMIYFVPESMISWTDFQAFMPWKVSLLVGGGFALAEGTKVSGLSRWVSELLSPLSSLPPLATVTVACIIITMVTELASNATTITIFLPILSPLAEGICVNPLSVLIPATLCTSFSFLLPASNPPNAVVFAYGYFSIADMVKAGLGANVIGLPIVLLAVSTWGVPLFSLDRLPDWVPSINATTP, encoded by the exons ATGTTGCGCAGCACTTTGTGGAGTTATAGGCGTTTTGTCTTCATCGTGCTGTTGCCGCCACTGCTGCTTCCACTACCGCTCATTGTCGCTAGTAAG GAATCATGTTGCGCCTTTGTTCTTCTTCTGATGGCCATCTTCTGGACCACTGAGGTCATCCCACTACCCATTACCGCCATGTTGCCCGGCATCTTATTTCCCGCCTTGGGCATCATGACTTCATCACAG GTGGCGATGGCATTCTTCAAAGACTTTCACTTCCTTTTAGTGGGTGTCAGCTGTCTGGCCACCTCCATCCAAAAGTGGGGTCTCCATCGGAGGCTGGCCCTCAGATTAGTAGCTGCAGTGGGTGCAAATCCGGCTCGGTTGACTTTAGGCTTCATGTCTGGATGTGGCTTCCTCTCTATGTGGGTGAACAACACCTCTGCCGTCACCATGGTTATGCCCATTGCAGAGGCTGTCCTCTGCCAGATCCGGAGAGTGAGCGACGTGCCTAGCGAGGGGCCTGACCAGGGACTCGAAAATTGTGGCCTGCAACTGAatg AGGTGCATGTCAACTTAGAGAATGAATCTTTGAG GGATGAGCAGAATCCCCCAGAAGAAACATCCTCCTCCACCTCTTCCGCAACCTCATCATcgtcgtcatcatcatcatcatcacgagCAGCAGATGCCACTCAG GTGGTGTGTATGACAGCGCCCCCTATGGAACTAATGGTGGGCAAGGCCATGTGCATCGGCGTGGCCTTCGCCTCCAATATTGGCGGTATCGCCACATTGCCAGGAACATCACCCAACCTCATCCTCTCCGAGTATCTTCATCA GATTTACCCAGAATGCAACTGCATCAACTTTGGCAAGTGGCTTGCGTTGTGTTTTCCTATCAGCGTGATATCATTGTTGCTTACTTGGGCATGGCTCTGCTGGCTCTTCATTGGCTCAGA GTTCCGCTTGTTAGGGCGATGCGAAGGACAACACTCTCAGAGGGAGATAGCCACTCTGAAAATTATCCAAGAAGAGTACAGAGCACTTGGACCGATGAG TGGCCAAGAGCTGTTCACCCTGATGGTCTTCTGCCTGATGATCCTTTTGTGGTTCACTCGATCTCCGGGCTTCATTCCGGGATGGGCCTCTCTCTTCCCTCA TCACTCCGACTACATGACCGATGCCACTGTGGCTCTTGTCCTGGGAATTCTTTTCTTCTTGGTGCCCGCCTATGGACCCTCACAAAAATatggtaaaagaaaaaaaaaaaaaagcccaaaatatttaaaaatgtgaatAAAGAGCAAGGAACAAATGACAATGATATATTTCGTTCCAGAGAGCATGATCTCCTGGACAGACTTCCAGGCATTCATGCCGTGGAAAGTGTCCCTTCTTGTCGGTGGAGGATTTGCCTTGGCCGAAGGTACTAAG GTGTCTGGTTTGTCCCGGTGGGTGTCTGAACTTCTGTCCCCTCTGAGTAGTCTCCCTCCCCTGGCCACGGTGACCGTGGCGTGCATCATCATCACCATGGTAACCGAGCTGGCCAGCAACGCCACTACCATCACCATATTCCTGCCCATCCTCTCGCCGCTG GCCGAAGGCATCTGTGTCAACCCACTGTCCGTACTGATCCCAGCCACTTTGTGTACATCATTTTCTTTCCTGCTGCCAGCATCCAATCCTCCAAATGCTGTGGTTTTCGCCTATGGATACTTCAGCATTGCAGACATG GTAAAGGCAGGGCTGGGTGCAAATGTGATCGGCCTACCCATCGTATTACTGGCGGTGAGCACGTGGGGTGTGCCTTTGTTCTCTCTGGATAGGCTACCAGACTGGGTTCCCTCAATCAATGCAACAACACCCTAA